The Micromonospora sp. WMMD961 genome has a segment encoding these proteins:
- a CDS encoding ABC transporter permease, with amino-acid sequence MATTALVDPDTGLTQAQLAARHGLRVAGERPSVVEYSRRLWAYRHFIAAYANAKLVASYSNAKLGQLWQVLTPLTNAAVYYLIFGVVLAQNEIPNYIAYLTTGLFIFNFTQSAVLAGTQSISSNLGLIRALHFPRASLPLSTTMTQFQQLLASMVVLIGIVLVTGEPITLEWLLLVPALILQAVFNAGVVLVVARLGSKSSDLKQVMPFVLRTWMYGSGVLYSVSLFERLPAWATTLVQYNPLLVYIELARYTLLEEAPLLNESLGQLWLVGAGWALVAGVGGFIYFWRGEQEYGRG; translated from the coding sequence ATGGCCACCACCGCGCTGGTCGACCCCGACACGGGCCTGACCCAGGCGCAGCTGGCCGCTCGACACGGGCTACGGGTCGCCGGTGAGCGCCCCAGCGTCGTCGAGTACAGCCGCCGACTATGGGCGTACCGCCACTTCATCGCCGCGTACGCCAACGCCAAACTGGTCGCCTCGTACAGCAACGCCAAGCTGGGTCAGCTCTGGCAGGTGCTCACCCCGCTCACCAACGCGGCGGTCTACTACCTGATCTTCGGGGTGGTGCTGGCGCAGAACGAGATCCCGAACTACATCGCCTACCTGACCACCGGGCTGTTCATCTTCAACTTCACCCAGAGCGCGGTCCTGGCCGGCACCCAGTCGATCAGCAGCAACCTGGGGCTGATCCGGGCGCTGCACTTCCCCCGGGCCAGCCTGCCGCTGTCCACCACGATGACGCAGTTCCAGCAACTGCTGGCCTCGATGGTGGTGTTGATCGGCATCGTGCTGGTCACCGGCGAGCCGATCACGCTGGAGTGGTTGCTGCTGGTGCCGGCCCTGATCCTGCAGGCGGTGTTCAACGCCGGCGTGGTGCTGGTGGTGGCCCGGTTGGGCTCCAAGTCGAGCGACCTCAAGCAGGTCATGCCGTTCGTCCTGCGTACCTGGATGTACGGCTCCGGCGTCCTCTACAGCGTCAGCCTCTTCGAGCGGCTGCCGGCCTGGGCGACGACGCTGGTGCAGTACAACCCGCTGCTGGTCTACATCGAGCTGGCGCGGTACACGCTGCTCGAGGAGGCGCCGCTGCTCAACGAGTCGCTGGGTCAGCTCTGGCTGGTCGGCGCCGGGTGGGCGCTGGTCGCCGGGGTCGGCGGCTTCATCTACTTCTGGCGCGGGGAACAGGAGTACGGCCGTGGCTGA
- a CDS encoding TetR/AcrR family transcriptional regulator, whose translation MTTEKRRAPAGAAVLRDEITAAIRRALMQELAAVGYGRLSIEAVARRAGVSKTAIYRRWSSKLDLVLEIVAATAHGKLPALDTGTLRGDLALLFQAVAHALRHPLASQIIPDLLAEAARNPSIDEILRRVLHARQQEIGGRLVTRAVQRGELPADTDPDAAIDLIVGPLYWRLAIARLPLTDGYLDDLVESVAAGLGADGALSRPRAAPISG comes from the coding sequence ATGACGACCGAGAAGAGGCGGGCCCCGGCCGGAGCGGCGGTGCTGCGCGACGAGATCACCGCAGCGATCCGGCGTGCGCTGATGCAGGAGCTCGCCGCCGTCGGCTACGGCCGGCTCTCCATCGAGGCGGTGGCCCGGCGGGCCGGCGTCAGCAAGACGGCGATCTACCGCCGGTGGAGCTCGAAGCTCGACCTGGTGCTGGAGATCGTCGCCGCGACGGCACACGGCAAGCTGCCGGCGCTGGACACCGGCACCCTGCGCGGTGACCTCGCCCTGCTGTTCCAGGCGGTGGCGCACGCGCTGCGGCACCCGCTGGCGTCGCAGATCATCCCCGACCTGCTGGCCGAGGCCGCCCGCAACCCGAGCATCGACGAGATCCTGCGCCGGGTGCTGCACGCGCGCCAACAGGAGATCGGCGGTCGCCTGGTCACCCGTGCGGTCCAGCGCGGCGAGCTGCCCGCTGACACCGACCCGGACGCGGCGATCGACCTGATCGTGGGTCCGCTCTACTGGCGGCTCGCCATCGCCCGGCTTCCCCTCACCGACGGATACCTCGACGACCTGGTCGAATCCGTGGCCGCCGGGCTCGGCGCCGACGGTGCCCTGTCCCGCCCTCGGGCGGCCCCGATCTCGGGTTGA
- a CDS encoding DUF6077 domain-containing protein — MTQVEDAVATPAPADQRNTASAGARPGGGSRRGLIGRLNAAVAGTPVVFTDAAVVSFAIWTLLYHLNLGLNLRPSVIFLVWVVLQPVAAYVAWKLRRRDVAPRPSDDEAVASPADASVDRASLLRRYALPVVSAVGAASFAAFGKGALSWWLAAGIGLVSVVSAWLALPRAAGRSAGAVAAAPVRATTPVQGYVVLVVSLAAAYFGTLINRVSLDDVFYVGKSVWVAERDTIPFKDFLFTEGVLPGGSANPPLPSFEVFVGALARALHVHTASVLWYLLLPVLAVFAVLALWRLVQRWAPRRPLVAFGVAAAYILLVAYYADALNTYHLPRLTQGKSVFLHALIPLTWVYLTDYLEHRSRRALVLLTLLSVASVGYTTTAVFLLPLLAGAAGVALLATRRLREAVLCFLAASAYPLLSGVLVQVLRGGVEEAAATYSPLQELRTIYELTLWLGVLGLIGGLAVWWSPLLLRRGVPQQLAVGAALAVTVLMVPGVLKLGGDLSGLTAVLWRVPWILPVPALVGILAVIRLPGPARVNQVLAVALPVLLVFVFYTQGKPMWYGGKAVETSPTWRMPPNRKAASFWIKQLDRPAGLVLAPSSVMRSLPMVTTEVRVVLPRDLYLTDYGPTTPFATDRLLLAQFADGEPVDSSAVAGAMDRVGVGMVCVWKGNTAVPAVAPTLGLEPFASRKAPGAMVCYRVGAPGSATGGS, encoded by the coding sequence GTGACGCAAGTCGAAGACGCTGTTGCGACTCCAGCGCCAGCCGACCAGAGGAACACCGCGAGCGCGGGTGCTCGACCCGGCGGTGGCAGTCGGCGCGGTCTGATCGGGCGGCTCAACGCCGCGGTGGCCGGCACACCCGTCGTGTTCACCGACGCGGCGGTGGTCAGCTTCGCCATCTGGACGCTGCTCTACCACCTCAACCTCGGCCTCAACCTGCGCCCGTCCGTCATCTTCCTGGTCTGGGTCGTCCTGCAACCGGTCGCGGCGTACGTGGCCTGGAAGCTGCGCCGTCGTGACGTGGCCCCCCGGCCCTCCGACGACGAGGCGGTGGCCAGCCCCGCCGACGCTTCCGTCGACCGTGCGTCGCTGCTGCGTCGTTACGCCCTGCCGGTCGTCAGCGCGGTCGGCGCCGCGAGCTTCGCCGCCTTCGGCAAGGGGGCGTTGAGCTGGTGGTTGGCGGCCGGGATCGGTCTGGTGTCGGTGGTCTCCGCCTGGCTGGCGCTGCCCCGGGCCGCCGGTAGGTCGGCCGGCGCGGTCGCCGCCGCGCCCGTCCGGGCCACCACCCCGGTGCAGGGGTACGTGGTCCTCGTCGTCTCCCTGGCCGCCGCGTACTTCGGCACGTTGATCAACCGGGTGTCCCTCGACGACGTCTTCTACGTCGGCAAGTCGGTCTGGGTGGCCGAGCGGGACACCATCCCGTTCAAGGACTTCCTGTTCACCGAGGGTGTGTTGCCGGGCGGTTCGGCGAACCCGCCGCTGCCCTCGTTCGAGGTGTTCGTCGGGGCGCTGGCCCGTGCGCTGCACGTGCACACCGCGTCGGTGCTGTGGTACCTCCTGCTGCCGGTGCTGGCCGTCTTCGCGGTCCTCGCCCTGTGGCGTCTCGTGCAGCGGTGGGCCCCGCGACGCCCGCTGGTCGCGTTCGGCGTCGCGGCAGCCTACATCCTGCTCGTGGCGTACTACGCCGACGCTCTGAACACCTACCACCTGCCCCGGCTCACCCAGGGCAAGAGCGTCTTCCTGCACGCTCTGATCCCCCTCACCTGGGTGTACCTCACCGACTACCTGGAGCACCGCTCACGGCGGGCGCTGGTCCTGCTCACGTTGCTCTCCGTCGCCAGCGTCGGCTACACCACCACCGCCGTGTTCCTCCTGCCGCTGCTCGCCGGGGCGGCCGGGGTGGCGCTGCTGGCGACCCGGCGACTGCGGGAGGCCGTCCTGTGCTTCCTGGCCGCCTCGGCCTACCCGCTGCTCTCCGGCGTGCTCGTCCAGGTGCTGCGCGGTGGTGTGGAGGAGGCCGCCGCGACGTACTCGCCGCTGCAGGAGCTGCGGACCATCTACGAGCTGACCCTGTGGCTCGGCGTCCTCGGTCTCATCGGCGGGCTCGCCGTCTGGTGGTCTCCCCTCCTGCTCCGCCGGGGTGTGCCACAGCAACTCGCCGTCGGTGCCGCGCTGGCGGTGACGGTCCTGATGGTGCCCGGAGTGTTGAAGCTCGGTGGTGACCTGAGCGGTCTCACGGCGGTGCTGTGGCGGGTGCCGTGGATCCTGCCGGTGCCGGCGCTCGTCGGCATCCTCGCGGTCATCCGCCTGCCCGGGCCGGCCCGGGTGAACCAGGTCCTCGCCGTCGCACTGCCCGTGCTCCTGGTGTTCGTCTTCTACACCCAGGGCAAGCCGATGTGGTACGGCGGGAAGGCCGTCGAGACCAGCCCGACCTGGCGGATGCCGCCCAACCGCAAGGCCGCCTCGTTCTGGATCAAGCAATTGGACCGTCCCGCCGGCCTGGTGCTCGCCCCGTCGTCGGTCATGCGGTCGCTTCCGATGGTCACCACGGAGGTCCGGGTGGTGCTGCCGCGGGACCTGTACCTCACCGACTACGGCCCGACGACGCCGTTCGCAACGGACCGTCTGCTGCTCGCGCAGTTCGCCGACGGCGAGCCCGTCGACAGCTCCGCGGTGGCCGGGGCGATGGACCGGGTGGGCGTGGGCATGGTCTGCGTGTGGAAGGGCAACACCGCCGTCCCCGCTGTCGCACCAACCCTGGGGCTGGAGCCCTTCGCGTCGCGCAAGGCGCCGGGGGCGATGGTCTGCTACCGCGTCGGCGCACCCGGCTCGGCAACCGGTGGATCCTGA
- a CDS encoding CDP-glycerol glycerophosphotransferase family protein, producing the protein MFGTLSGRIGAAASAALLVLAYLVMLVAGAFGWVALFAVAGLAAVFGDFFLARRSPTSHVLLEKAGLHWSYRQLTRDLAAVLLVVAEVQLSGGELTLLLVLPAVVWVASVFAGALSIMVERRNPTSALVRNIELGPLRSAPRPPGWVTAVTGERMPLLNLLLVPAAVAAAVQHDATPFLAAGAVAVVATGAVAAALALTWLRGRGAPQAPLLPAVQRWLDTHRPEVALYFAGPAKDVYQANMWLAPTEALQQRAVVLMRSREAFQELADTRLPVICVPAGVDFMNLDLSGVRAALYAANVGANIHMLREPTTKHVFVGHGDSDKQASVNPYSKVYDEVWVAGLAGRERYARAGVGVLDSDIVEIGRPQLAGVHTFGAESVDRPFTVLYAPTWEGWLDDDPYHTSLVLMGERIVKGLLATSPRVRLVYKPHPLTGSRSNAAKAVHERIVAAIRAAGGNPDASSLDGTAHLVVTGRTPALFDCFNQTDLLISDVSSVVSDFVQSQRPYVVANPAGLSEDEFRREYPTARAAYLLSKDCGELEKIVSVTRAGDDPMTDARRDLKTYLLGPAEANPMDRFQEEISRLCR; encoded by the coding sequence TTGTTCGGCACGTTGTCAGGTCGTATCGGAGCGGCCGCCAGCGCGGCGCTGCTGGTGCTGGCCTACCTGGTCATGCTCGTCGCCGGCGCATTCGGCTGGGTCGCGCTGTTCGCAGTCGCCGGGCTGGCCGCCGTGTTCGGCGACTTCTTCCTCGCCCGTCGGTCCCCGACATCGCACGTGCTGCTGGAGAAGGCGGGCCTGCACTGGTCGTACCGGCAACTGACCCGGGACCTCGCTGCGGTGCTGCTGGTCGTCGCCGAGGTGCAGCTCAGTGGCGGCGAACTGACCCTGCTGCTGGTGTTGCCGGCCGTGGTCTGGGTCGCGTCCGTCTTCGCCGGGGCGCTCTCCATCATGGTCGAGCGTCGTAACCCGACGTCCGCCCTGGTACGCAACATCGAGCTGGGTCCGCTGCGCTCCGCTCCCCGGCCGCCGGGCTGGGTGACGGCCGTCACCGGCGAACGGATGCCGCTGCTCAACCTGCTGCTGGTGCCGGCCGCCGTGGCCGCCGCGGTGCAGCACGACGCGACGCCGTTCCTCGCCGCCGGCGCGGTGGCGGTCGTCGCGACCGGTGCGGTGGCCGCCGCGCTCGCGCTGACCTGGCTGCGGGGCCGGGGTGCGCCGCAGGCGCCGCTGCTGCCCGCCGTCCAGCGCTGGCTGGACACCCACCGGCCCGAGGTCGCGCTCTACTTCGCCGGCCCGGCCAAGGACGTCTACCAGGCCAACATGTGGCTCGCCCCGACCGAGGCGCTCCAACAGCGCGCCGTGGTGCTGATGCGCAGCCGGGAGGCGTTCCAGGAGTTGGCCGACACCCGGCTGCCGGTGATCTGCGTACCGGCGGGGGTCGACTTCATGAACCTCGACCTCAGCGGCGTCCGCGCGGCGCTCTACGCCGCGAACGTCGGCGCGAACATCCACATGCTTCGCGAGCCCACCACGAAGCACGTCTTCGTCGGGCACGGTGACAGCGACAAGCAGGCCAGCGTCAACCCCTACAGCAAGGTGTACGACGAGGTCTGGGTCGCCGGTCTGGCCGGCCGGGAGCGGTACGCCCGGGCCGGCGTGGGGGTGCTCGACTCGGACATCGTCGAGATCGGCCGACCGCAGCTCGCCGGGGTGCACACCTTCGGCGCGGAGTCGGTGGACCGGCCGTTCACCGTGCTCTACGCCCCTACCTGGGAAGGTTGGCTCGACGACGACCCGTACCACACCTCGCTGGTGCTGATGGGTGAGCGGATCGTCAAGGGGCTGCTGGCCACGAGTCCCCGGGTGCGGCTGGTCTACAAGCCGCACCCGCTCACCGGCTCGCGGTCCAACGCCGCCAAGGCGGTGCACGAGCGGATCGTCGCGGCCATCCGCGCCGCGGGCGGCAACCCGGATGCGTCCTCGCTGGACGGCACCGCGCATCTGGTGGTCACCGGGCGTACCCCAGCCCTGTTCGACTGCTTCAACCAGACCGACCTGCTGATCAGCGACGTGTCCAGCGTGGTCTCCGACTTCGTGCAGAGTCAGCGCCCGTACGTGGTGGCCAACCCGGCCGGCCTGTCCGAGGACGAGTTCCGCCGGGAGTACCCGACGGCGCGGGCCGCGTACCTGCTCTCCAAGGACTGCGGTGAGCTGGAGAAGATCGTGTCGGTGACCCGGGCCGGCGACGACCCGATGACCGATGCCCGCCGGGACCTGAAGACCTACCTGCTCGGCCCCGCCGAGGCGAACCCGATGGACCGGTTCCAGGAGGAGATCAGCCGCCTCTGCCGCTGA
- a CDS encoding DUF952 domain-containing protein, protein MIYKLLTSTEWDDARAAGAFAGSAVDRQDGFIHLSGGDQVVETARRHFAGATGLTLLSVAEDRLGVALRWEPSRGGQLFPHVYGPLPVAAVVAAQALPADTPAAEAVAALLG, encoded by the coding sequence GTGATCTACAAGCTGTTGACCAGCACGGAATGGGACGACGCCCGCGCCGCCGGCGCCTTCGCCGGCTCGGCCGTGGACCGGCAGGACGGGTTCATCCACCTCTCCGGCGGCGACCAGGTGGTGGAGACGGCGCGGCGGCACTTCGCCGGCGCCACCGGGTTGACGCTGCTCAGCGTCGCGGAGGACCGGTTGGGCGTCGCGCTGCGCTGGGAGCCGTCGCGCGGCGGGCAACTCTTCCCGCACGTGTACGGTCCGCTGCCGGTCGCCGCGGTGGTGGCGGCGCAGGCGCTGCCCGCGGACACCCCGGCCGCCGAGGCGGTGGCCGCACTGCTGGGCTGA
- a CDS encoding response regulator transcription factor, which produces MRILLVEDDRRVAGALSSALTRRGYEVEHAATVAAALSAAPCDLVLLDLTLPDGDGTDLCRELRRRSSQLGIIAVTARGEERDRVLGLRLGADDYVVKPFSMVELQARIEAVLRRAANAAPERHLIEAGSVRIDVAARTVTVDGRAVTLTRKEFDVLLSLARQPGVAVPRDRILLDAWGTTWADRHTVEVHVGSLRGKLGDARLVETVRGVGYRLRDA; this is translated from the coding sequence GTGCGGATCCTGCTGGTGGAGGACGACCGCCGGGTCGCCGGTGCGCTCTCCTCCGCCCTGACCCGCCGTGGGTACGAGGTCGAGCACGCGGCCACCGTCGCGGCCGCGCTCTCCGCAGCCCCGTGTGACCTGGTGTTGCTCGATCTGACCCTGCCCGACGGGGACGGCACGGACCTGTGCCGGGAGCTGCGCCGCCGCAGCAGCCAGCTCGGCATCATCGCGGTGACCGCCCGGGGCGAGGAACGGGATCGGGTGCTGGGTCTGCGCCTCGGCGCGGACGACTACGTCGTCAAGCCGTTCTCGATGGTGGAGTTGCAGGCCCGGATCGAGGCGGTGCTGCGCCGGGCCGCGAACGCCGCGCCGGAGCGGCACCTCATCGAGGCCGGGTCGGTGCGCATCGACGTGGCCGCGCGGACGGTGACCGTGGACGGTCGCGCCGTCACGTTGACCCGCAAGGAGTTCGACGTGCTGCTCTCGTTGGCCCGCCAGCCCGGGGTGGCGGTGCCCCGCGATCGGATCCTGCTCGACGCGTGGGGCACCACCTGGGCCGACCGGCACACGGTCGAGGTGCACGTCGGGTCGCTGCGCGGCAAGCTCGGTGACGCCCGCCTGGTGGAGACCGTCCGCGGCGTCGGCTACCGACTGCGTGACGCGTGA
- a CDS encoding HAMP domain-containing sensor histidine kinase has translation MRRRLVISYLLLMVLVLIALETPLAVTMASRETERVRADRLADATRFASLAGPALRDGGPGPIESELTSYDNLYAIAVAVVDRDRSTPVASPRWQPDPGTATVLDIALSGQQTSAPESVWPWTTGPVVVAAPINDGGEVLGAVVIVTPSDQIRRAVVAWWLLLTLAGLLAVLACVLTAFGLAGWVLRPVTELDAVTHEIAEGDRGARVQHRLGPPELRRLAASFNHMADVVSDVMDRQRAFVAHASHQLRNPLTALRLRVEELGPSLTDPDGRSEHQLALEETDRLALVLDALLTLARAEREENERVTVDAAAVAASRVAAWAPLARHRSVALRLATTDAPAYARTVPTAVDQALDALIDNAVKFSGAGGAVTVTVSRRDDGVALEVRDSGPGMTESQLGQATERFWRAPDAQNVDGAGLGLTIAAVLVDASDGRLTMRPGESRGLVAALWFPAAEPDLSAEPLDEESTADLRPAPAR, from the coding sequence GTGCGCCGTCGACTGGTGATCAGCTATCTGCTGCTGATGGTGCTCGTCCTCATCGCGTTGGAGACACCGCTGGCCGTGACCATGGCCAGCCGCGAGACCGAACGGGTCCGTGCCGACCGGCTCGCCGACGCCACCCGGTTCGCCTCGCTGGCCGGGCCGGCGTTACGCGACGGTGGGCCGGGCCCGATCGAGTCGGAGCTGACCAGCTACGACAACCTGTACGCGATCGCCGTCGCGGTCGTCGACCGGGACCGGAGCACCCCGGTCGCGTCGCCGAGGTGGCAGCCCGACCCGGGAACGGCGACGGTTCTGGACATCGCTCTGTCCGGGCAGCAGACCAGCGCGCCCGAGTCGGTCTGGCCCTGGACGACAGGCCCGGTGGTGGTGGCCGCCCCGATCAACGACGGTGGTGAGGTGCTCGGTGCGGTGGTGATCGTGACCCCGTCCGACCAGATCCGCCGAGCTGTCGTCGCGTGGTGGCTGCTGCTCACCCTGGCTGGTCTGCTCGCCGTGCTGGCCTGCGTGCTCACCGCGTTCGGGTTGGCCGGTTGGGTGCTGCGCCCGGTCACCGAACTGGACGCGGTCACCCACGAGATCGCCGAGGGTGACCGGGGTGCCCGGGTCCAGCACCGCCTGGGCCCTCCGGAGCTACGCCGCCTCGCCGCCAGTTTCAACCACATGGCCGACGTGGTGTCCGACGTGATGGACCGGCAGCGCGCCTTCGTCGCGCATGCCAGCCACCAGCTGCGCAACCCGCTCACCGCGCTCCGGCTGCGGGTGGAGGAGTTGGGCCCCAGCCTCACCGACCCGGACGGCCGGTCCGAGCACCAGCTGGCCCTGGAGGAGACCGACCGGCTGGCGTTGGTGCTCGACGCGCTGCTCACCCTCGCCCGGGCCGAACGGGAGGAGAACGAGCGGGTCACCGTGGACGCCGCCGCCGTGGCCGCGTCCCGGGTAGCCGCGTGGGCGCCGTTGGCCCGGCACCGTTCGGTCGCGTTGCGGTTGGCCACGACCGACGCGCCGGCGTACGCCCGGACCGTGCCGACCGCCGTCGACCAGGCGCTGGACGCGTTGATCGACAACGCGGTGAAGTTCAGCGGGGCCGGCGGGGCGGTGACGGTGACCGTGTCCCGCCGCGACGACGGGGTGGCGCTGGAGGTGCGCGACTCCGGGCCGGGCATGACCGAGAGTCAGCTCGGCCAGGCGACCGAGCGGTTCTGGCGAGCGCCGGACGCCCAGAACGTGGACGGCGCGGGGTTGGGCCTCACCATCGCCGCCGTGCTGGTGGACGCGTCCGACGGGCGGCTCACCATGCGCCCGGGGGAGTCACGCGGGCTGGTCGCCGCCCTGTGGTTCCCGGCGGCGGAACCCGACCTGTCGGCGGAGCCCCTGGACGAGGAGTCGACCGCCGACCTGCGGCCCGCCCCGGCGCGGTGA
- a CDS encoding TAXI family TRAP transporter solute-binding subunit encodes MTVLLIANLAVSSCRDAPTAPTTIRIATGSPTAVYYAFGQSLAAILNRELPGVRASVVITAASAENVQLVGSGAAELGFTQADVLPTSTAENPTVQAIARVYDDQLHLVTTGGGPVRTVADLRGRRVSVGAPGSGTEITATRLLEVAQLGGDEVRRERLGLDDSVAALRSGRIDAFFFSGGLPVRGIEELAWRSATRIVDLSEWTEPLRDRYGQVYVSRDIPRSVYGVDAVTTVADPNYLIVRANLPERLVREVTGLLMERRAELAAAHPAAGRMSPRSAIVTAPLSLHPGAAAWYRAAKP; translated from the coding sequence ATGACGGTGCTGCTGATCGCGAACCTGGCCGTCTCCAGCTGCCGGGACGCGCCGACCGCGCCGACGACGATCCGGATCGCCACCGGCAGCCCCACCGCCGTCTACTACGCGTTCGGCCAGTCGCTGGCGGCCATCCTCAACCGGGAACTCCCCGGCGTGCGGGCCAGCGTGGTGATCACCGCCGCCTCGGCGGAGAACGTCCAACTTGTCGGTTCCGGCGCGGCCGAGCTGGGCTTCACCCAGGCCGACGTGCTGCCCACCAGCACGGCGGAGAACCCCACGGTCCAGGCCATCGCCCGGGTGTACGACGACCAACTGCACCTGGTCACCACGGGCGGCGGTCCGGTGCGCACGGTCGCCGACCTGCGCGGTCGTCGCGTCTCCGTCGGCGCACCCGGCTCGGGCACCGAAATCACCGCGACCCGGCTGCTGGAGGTGGCCCAGCTCGGCGGCGACGAGGTGCGTCGGGAGCGGCTCGGGCTGGACGACTCGGTGGCGGCGTTGCGGTCCGGACGGATCGACGCGTTCTTCTTCTCCGGCGGGTTGCCGGTGCGGGGCATCGAGGAGTTGGCCTGGCGCAGCGCCACCCGGATCGTGGACCTCAGCGAGTGGACCGAGCCGCTGCGCGACCGCTACGGCCAGGTCTACGTCTCCCGGGACATCCCCCGCTCGGTGTACGGGGTGGACGCGGTCACCACCGTCGCCGACCCGAACTACCTCATCGTCCGGGCCAACCTGCCGGAGCGGTTGGTCCGCGAGGTGACCGGGTTGTTGATGGAACGCCGGGCCGAACTGGCCGCCGCGCATCCGGCGGCGGGGCGGATGAGCCCTCGCTCGGCGATCGTCACCGCGCCACTGTCGCTGCACCCCGGGGCCGCCGCCTGGTACCGCGCGGCGAAACCCTGA
- the yaaA gene encoding peroxide stress protein YaaA: MLILLPPSEGKADAGTGRRWSPDRVSLPELNPARERVLDALVALCAGPDQEAARDALGLSEGQRGELRRNARLREAATAPAERLYTGVLYEALELASLPAAAQRAARRSIMISSGLWGAVRLADRIPPYRCPIGARLPGIGRLSAYWRRELTPVLDAAAGKGPVLDLRSGAYAATWTPRGTLAERTVTVRVLHEREVDGVPVRSVVSHFNKATKGRLVRDLLVAGARPRTADELIGTLGELKYTIVDQATAPGRIRQVDLVVTDL; this comes from the coding sequence ATGCTCATCCTGCTGCCGCCCTCCGAGGGGAAGGCCGACGCCGGCACCGGACGACGCTGGTCCCCCGACCGGGTCTCGCTGCCCGAGCTGAACCCGGCCCGGGAGCGGGTGCTGGACGCGCTGGTGGCGCTCTGCGCCGGGCCGGACCAGGAGGCCGCACGGGACGCGCTCGGGCTCAGCGAGGGTCAGCGGGGCGAGTTGCGCCGCAACGCTCGACTGCGGGAGGCGGCCACCGCGCCGGCCGAGCGGCTCTACACCGGGGTGCTCTACGAGGCGTTGGAGCTGGCCTCGTTGCCGGCCGCGGCGCAGCGGGCCGCCCGTCGGTCGATCATGATCAGCTCCGGGCTGTGGGGCGCGGTCCGGCTGGCCGACCGGATCCCCCCGTACCGCTGCCCGATCGGCGCTCGCCTGCCGGGCATCGGGAGGTTGTCGGCGTACTGGCGTCGGGAGCTGACGCCGGTGCTGGACGCCGCCGCCGGCAAAGGCCCGGTGCTGGACCTTCGCTCCGGCGCGTACGCGGCCACCTGGACGCCGCGCGGGACGCTGGCCGAGCGGACCGTCACCGTGCGGGTGCTGCACGAGCGGGAGGTCGACGGCGTGCCGGTCCGCTCGGTGGTCAGCCACTTCAACAAGGCGACCAAGGGTCGTCTGGTACGCGACCTGCTCGTCGCCGGTGCCCGACCGCGCACCGCCGACGAACTGATCGGCACGCTGGGCGAGCTGAAGTACACCATCGTGGACCAGGCCACCGCGCCAGGCCGGATACGGCAGGTGGACCTGGTGGTCACCGACCTCTGA
- a CDS encoding phosphatase domain-containing protein produces the protein MPPTPAGQLAVPNLHRAARIEDAVHQLVQRRLRRTGWRVNIVAYTGYGAPGWVRVMCRVLLGRPDTRQRGRLDKVRGWRSFTTLPNKHVTVTIEAGGVRHETQADRSGFVDTLVEADLPPGWGTVRLSVPDAEPVDAPVRILDPEVKFGILSDIDDTVMVTALPRPLLAAWNTFVLDEHARAAVPGMAVLYERLVTAHPGAPVFYLSTGAWNVAPTLTRFLSRHLYPAGPLLLTDWGPTADRWFRSGMEHKRSTLARLAKEFPDVRWLLVGDDGQHDQEIYREFAAAHPENVAGVAIRRLSPTQSVLAGTLPAPAGRPSSGPVGQKWLSAPDGAGLWQLLRDAGLV, from the coding sequence GTGCCACCCACTCCCGCCGGCCAGTTGGCCGTTCCGAACCTGCACCGGGCTGCGCGGATCGAGGACGCCGTTCACCAGCTCGTGCAGCGTCGGCTGCGGCGCACCGGCTGGCGGGTCAACATCGTCGCGTACACCGGCTACGGCGCGCCGGGCTGGGTGCGGGTGATGTGCCGGGTGCTGCTGGGGCGTCCGGACACTCGCCAGCGGGGTCGGCTGGACAAGGTCCGCGGCTGGCGCAGCTTCACCACCCTGCCCAACAAGCACGTCACGGTGACCATCGAGGCCGGCGGGGTGCGGCACGAGACGCAGGCCGACCGCAGCGGCTTCGTCGACACCCTGGTCGAGGCCGACCTGCCGCCCGGCTGGGGCACCGTCCGGCTCAGCGTCCCGGACGCCGAACCGGTCGACGCACCGGTGCGCATCCTCGACCCGGAGGTCAAGTTCGGCATCCTCTCCGACATCGACGACACGGTGATGGTCACCGCGCTGCCCCGGCCGCTGCTCGCCGCCTGGAACACGTTCGTGCTCGACGAGCACGCCCGCGCCGCCGTGCCGGGCATGGCGGTGCTCTACGAGCGGCTCGTCACCGCGCACCCGGGCGCGCCGGTCTTCTACCTCTCCACCGGCGCGTGGAACGTGGCCCCCACCCTGACCCGCTTCCTGTCCCGGCACCTGTACCCGGCCGGGCCGCTGCTGCTCACCGACTGGGGCCCGACCGCCGACCGCTGGTTCCGCAGCGGCATGGAACACAAGCGGTCCACCCTGGCCCGGCTGGCCAAGGAGTTCCCCGACGTGCGCTGGCTGCTCGTCGGCGACGACGGCCAGCACGACCAGGAGATCTACCGGGAGTTCGCCGCCGCCCACCCGGAGAACGTCGCCGGGGTGGCGATCCGCCGCCTCTCCCCGACGCAGTCGGTGCTGGCCGGCACCCTGCCCGCCCCGGCCGGACGCCCGTCATCGGGGCCGGTGGGGCAGAAGTGGCTCTCCGCGCCGGACGGCGCCGGCCTCTGGCAATTGCTGCGCGACGCAGGCCTGGTCTGA